In the genome of Pseudomonadota bacterium, the window CGATCGAGCCAGGAAGACGCTCGACGCGCTGGGGATAAAAAGCAGGGAGGCCGGGCTCGTGACCGTCGACGAGATCGCGCACGGGCCGTTCGACAAGGCCTTCCTCGGCACGCAGCACGAGGCGGCTGCGATAGACATGGAGAGCGTCTCCCTCGCGCGCGCGTGCGTCGAAGCGGGCGTCCCGCACGTGGTGGTGAGGGCGGTGCTGGACCCGCTCGACTACGAGATCCCCGATCTCGAGGGCGCCGTGGACGAGGCCGGAAATGCGGACGGGGTTGCGCTGGCCGGGCGCCTGCTCAAAAAGCCGGCCGAGATCATGAGGCTTCCCAGGATAGAGTATCTGGCCTCGCAGGCGCGCCAGTCCATAACCGCGCTCGTCGGCGCGTGGCTCAAGGAGGGGACGCAATGAAGATGAAGAAAAAGACCAAGATCATCGCAGCCCACGCCGCGGTGCTCGCGGCGCTGCTCGCCGTTGCCCTCTTCTGGATGCGGGATGCGAGCCATATATTGCACCGCAAAGCCTACGATCCGGAGGGGCCGACGGAGACGAAGCTCGACTCGCTGTCGAAATGGGTGCCGGGCGACGCCGACTTTTTCGTGGCCCTGGACGTCCCCAGGGCCATGGCCAACCAGCCTCTCGGCGAGGCCGTTGAGTCGGCAATCAGCGGCAAGAGCGGCGTGGGCGTCGATCTGCTGTCCTCGCTCATGGCCGACCAAAGCGCGCTCGGCCTCATCGCCGTGACTGGAAGGCTCGGCGGCCTGGGCGAGGGATCGGACGCGGTGATGATCGCGCAGGGGAATTTCGACGAGGAGACGATCGTGCCGGCGATACGCTCCGCAATGATCGCAGGCCGCTCCGGGATATCGGCCCAGGACCTGGGCTGGTCCACCGTGTACGCCGAGAGCGACTCGCGCGACCCCTTCGCGTTCATGGTCCTGGACAAGAACCACATCGCCGCCGGCAGGCGCGATTCCCTCGTGGCCTTCTACGAATCGGGGCCGCAGAAGGGCAAAAGGGCCGGCCGCCTCTCCGACGACGTGCTCACGGGCTATTTCATGATCGGCGAGGGGATGAGGGGGTCGGCGCCGAAGGAGATATTTCTGCCCGAAGCCGCCTACCTGAGCAGCCCGGACGGCATAGATCTAGCGATAACCATACCGTGCGAAGACACGGCGAAGGCGCAGGGCGTGCTCATGTTCCTCCAGGGGCTGCGCTCGCTGGTCTCGATACAGGAGGCGACCGCGGGCCATGGCGGGCTCGCGGCGGTGGCAAGGGCTTTTGAGATTTCGGCGGCCGACGGGGACGTGATCATAAAGGGGAAGCTCATACCGCTCATCGTGCTGTGGGCGGGGCAGGAAGGGGCCGCGGAACCGGAGGTCACCCCTGCGGGGCCAGGGCGTTCACAAAATCCACCAGCTCCGACGGATCGTTGATGATCATCTCCGGCTGGGCGCCGGCGAGCCTCTCCGCAGGATGGAGCCCCCACGCGGCCGCTATTGCGGCGATCCCGGCCTCGTGCGCCTCCCTCACGTCGCCGACCGTGTCGCCCACGTAGAAAGTGTTTTCGATCTTCGTGCCGCAGCTCTGCATGCAGCGCCGCATCCGCTCCACCTTGCCCATCTCCTCGTCCCCGCCCGACACCATGAAGAAGCTCTGCAGAATTCCCTTTTTGCTGAGCACGTCGCGTATCGCCTGGGTCGAGTTGGACGATATGACCGCCATGCTGCATTTTGATGCCAGCGCCGCGAGCATGGGCTCGACACCCTTGCACAGCCTCACGTCAACGCCCTGAGAGACCTTCTGTATGTGCTCCCAGATGGTGCACATGTCGCGCGGGGAGAGCCCCTTCTCTATGAGGGCCACGATTATGTTCTCGTCGAAGAGGTTGCGCATCTCGTCGACCGACCACGGGATGTCGTAGCCCAGCTCCGCGAGCTTGAGGTGCACCTGCTCCTCGAGGAACTCCGTGGTGTCCACGAGCACCCCGTCGTAATCGAATATGACCAGCGGCTTGTCCATCCCTCTCACCTTTGAGCTTTGAGC includes:
- a CDS encoding HAD hydrolase-like protein, giving the protein MDKPLVIFDYDGVLVDTTEFLEEQVHLKLAELGYDIPWSVDEMRNLFDENIIVALIEKGLSPRDMCTIWEHIQKVSQGVDVRLCKGVEPMLAALASKCSMAVISSNSTQAIRDVLSKKGILQSFFMVSGGDEEMGKVERMRRCMQSCGTKIENTFYVGDTVGDVREAHEAGIAAIAAAWGLHPAERLAGAQPEMIINDPSELVDFVNALAPQG